In Montipora foliosa isolate CH-2021 chromosome 13, ASM3666993v2, whole genome shotgun sequence, one DNA window encodes the following:
- the LOC137984045 gene encoding borealin-like has translation MPRKKKTKKNQASQLRPMLPEGDLDTSMSIDERRAKLDVYIKDFNMQVEERIEKIKARGHEMICKVKGTFMLEILKLPMHIRKMKLSDYFVQGGEVNDNALSEASDFVSEMTRSILNPSSDVVNRGPLTDVGNLPSKTPVAGSKGKNGDQPATVKFIEDNTEEQTTAVRSLRSRKRKDASPSIADKGTRSLKSRKTKETDVSQLPPTSTGKRTSKRVQSKAQFVTPAAGRGAVAYGHTPIVTPKFDPRLPLTPALLREPKAGERIMSLSGSPIVNHGPLTTDAEVLIPLGNGKTYHLNTASHLSPSQPAVLDDAARRNVELLQQKLAQLLVLPNPVHKK, from the exons ATGCCTCGAAAGAAGAAGACTAAAAAGAATCAGGCAAGCCAATTGCGACCGATGCTTCCAGAAGGCGATCTAGATACCTCAATGAGCATCGATGAACGACGAGCGAAGTTAGACGTTTATATCAAAGATTTCAACATGCAAG TGGAAGAGCGCATAGAAAAGATCAAAGCAAGAGGACATGAAATGATTTGCAAAGTGAAGGGTACCTTTATGCTGGAAATCCTTAAACTTCCTATG CACATAAGAAAGATGAAGCTGAGCGATTATTTTG TTCAAGGTGGCGAAGTAAATGACAATGCTTTAAGTGAG GCATCCGACTTTGTTAGTGAAATGACCAGATCAATTTTAAATCCTTCATCTGATGTAGTCAACAG GGGTCCACTAACAGATGTAGGAAACTTGCCATCAAAGACTCCTGTTGCCG GGTCTAAAGGAAAGAATGGTGATCAACCTGCAACTGTTAAATTTATT GAAGATAACACAGAAGAACAAACCACTGCTGTTAGATCTTTACGATCAagaaag AGAAAGGATGCTTCTCCAAGTATAGCAGATAAAGGCACAAGATCGTTGAAATCAcggaaaacaaaggaaactgatgTATCCCAATTGCCACCAACATCTACTGGAAAGAGAACAAG CAAACGAGTGCAATCGAAAGCACAATTTGTAACTCCGGCAGCTGGTCGAGGGGCAGTGGCTTACGGCCACACCCCCATTGTTACACCAAAGTTTGATCCCCG ATTACCGCTGACGCCTGCTCTTCTTCGGGAACCCAAAGCTGGAGAAAG AATAATGTCTTTAAGTGGCTCACCAATCGTCAACCATGGACCTTTGACTACAGATGCTGAAGTTCTTATACCTCTCGGAAACGGAAAG ACCTACCATCTTAACACTGCCTCGCACCTGAGCCCTTCACAACCTGCTGTGCTGGATGATGCAGCGAGAAGAAACGTTGAATTGCTCCAG
- the LOC137984046 gene encoding BOS complex subunit TMEM147-like, with product MTLFHFGNCLALAYFPYFIVYKCSGLSEYSAFWRCVKAGAAYLVTQLCKMLVLATFFPTSDVSPGYVDIIGEFLRSTVDIADLVGLHLVMTKIAGKGELKVLVAGVGWATAELVMTRLIPLWVGARGVEFDWKYIQMSFDANVSLIQHISTAALVWLWSRTDLQKSFMPIVMVFMVVTCYRPLLIEVLSHAFGIQSWSLLLLKTMLTGSIGIVALQLYLTLISGQQIRT from the exons ATGACTTTATTTCATTTTGGAAACTGTCTAGCCTTGGCCTACTTTCCCTATTTTATTGTCTACAAATGTTCTGGACT CTCTGAGTACAGCGCATTTTGGAGATGCGTAAAAGCAGGAGCTGCATACTTAGTAACTCAACTGTGTAAG ATGTTGGTACTTGCAACATTTTTCCCTACATCTGATGTATCTCCAGGATATGTCGACATTATAGGG GAATTCCTCAGATCCACAGTAGATATAGCAGATCTTGTTGGCCTTCATCTTGTGATGACGAAGATTGCAGGAAAGGGTGAACTGAAAGTGTTGGTGGCTGGAGTAG GTTGGGCGACTGCAGAGCTTGTTATGACCCGCCTTATTCCTCTGTGGGTTGGTGCGAGAGGAGTTGAATTTGATTGGAAATACATACAAATGAGTTTTGATGCTAATGTTAGCCTT ATTCAACACATCTCTACGGCAGCCTTAGTTTGGTTATGGAGCAGAACTGACCTTCAGAAATCCTTCATGCCAATAGTAATGGTTTTCATGGTAGTTACATGTTACAGACCTTTGCTGATTGA AGTTCTAAGTCATGCATTTGGAATTCAATCATGGAGTCTGTTGCTGTTGAAGACAATGCTTACTGGAAGCATTGGGATTGTAGCACTTCAGCTGTATCTGACATTAATCAGTGGCCAACAAATCAGAACTTGA